From a single Apium graveolens cultivar Ventura chromosome 2, ASM990537v1, whole genome shotgun sequence genomic region:
- the LOC141692865 gene encoding uncharacterized protein LOC141692865, whose translation MYRERKFTKFGDLLSTLLIAEQNHELVIKNHQSRPTGSAPLPEVNNMSFQQNVRGRGYRGGRGQERYRGRGRSHGHFPPYNNSGHRKWQSESQSKRKASRGGKTENVCYRYGMNGHWTRNCHTLDHRVKLYQSSQKSKEKMVETNFANNNIDDFSRITTGEISINGPNDPNETPIWEAED comes from the coding sequence ATGTACAGGGAGCGCAAATTCACTAAATTCGGGGATCTTCTATCAACTCTCCTCATTGCTGAACAGAATCATGAATTGGTGATTAAGAATCATCAATCCCGTCCAACAGGATCTGCCCCATTACCTGAAGTAAATAACATGTCATTCCAGCAGAATGTACGTGGAAGAGGGTATAGAGGTGGACGGGGCCAAGAGCGGTACCGTGGACGAGGTCGGAGCCACGGGCATTTTCCTCCATATAACAACTCTGGCCACCGGAAGTGGCAATCTGAATCACAGAGTAAAAGAAAGGCATCACGAGGAGGAAAAACTGAAAATGTTTGCTATAGGTACGGCATGAATGGGCACTGGACACGTAATTGTCATACCCTAGATCATCGTGTTAAGTTATACCAATCTTCTCaaaaatcaaaagagaaaatggTAGAAACAAATTTTGCCAACAATAACATAGATGATTTCTCGAGAATCACAACTGGAGAAATAAGCATTAATGGTCCGAATGACCCTAACGAAACTCCCATATGGGAGGCTGAAGATTAG